A single region of the Gossypium arboreum isolate Shixiya-1 chromosome 12, ASM2569848v2, whole genome shotgun sequence genome encodes:
- the LOC108455904 gene encoding auxin-responsive protein SAUR32-like translates to MGSGDNNKGSHHHVNFHLHIPHLHGFHHHEKKDLKDIPKGCLAIMVGQGEEQQRFVIPVIYINHPLFMQLLKVAEDEYGFDQKGPITIPCHVEEFRNVQGMIDKDRHHHNHHHHHHVWCFRV, encoded by the coding sequence aTGGGGAGTGGAGATAACAACAAAGGTTCCCATCACCATGTGAATTTTCACCTTCATATACCACACCTTCATGGCTTCCATCATCATGAGAAGAAGGACCTGAAAGATATCCCAAAAGGGTGTTTGGCTATCATGGTAGGTCAAGGTGAAGAGCAACAACGGTTCGTGATTCCGGTGATTTATATTAACCACCCGCTGTTTATGCAGCTGTTGAAGGTAGCCGAGGATGAGTATGGGTTCGATCAGAAAGGACCTATTACCATTCCTTGCCATGTCGAGGAGTTTCGTAATGTTCAAGGGATGATCGATAAAGATCGTCACCATcataatcatcatcatcatcaccatgTTTGGTGTTTTAGGGTTTGA